Sequence from the Cucurbita pepo subsp. pepo cultivar mu-cu-16 chromosome LG02, ASM280686v2, whole genome shotgun sequence genome:
CGGACTCATATGTAAGACTCGCTCTCGGTCAAATACAGCCCGTCTACTAATTTCCGTGGAGTTCTTAACCAACGCATTGTGTGCTAAGTCAAAGAGAATGATTCTCTTGACCGTTGGTATATGAGATGTACAGGCCCTCTCCagccctctccaatcaatgtaagatctcatataaacatttcttataagagtatgaaaacattttcttactagatacgttttaaaattgtgaggctaacagctatacgtaacggaccaaagcatacaatatctagtagcgATGAACTTGGATTATTACAATACCTTTCCAAACTTCGCCGTCCATTAAGATGCCCAACGTTTCAAGTCGTACAATTCTTAATGACGATCGAGTTGTAATTgaccacaaaataataaataaatcctaAGGGAGTTGACAAATTGGATGGGAGGAAATTTGGGCGGTGCctacaaaaataattcattacatatatatatatatatatatatatatatatcattaaatgtatataaagaattttatatttttgtacgTATTTTTTAGGAGATATTGTTGAAAAGAGAGTGCGGTGAGGAGAGGTGGAGGAGAGAGGGTGAAGTGTGTACAtaatcattatatatatacatatgggTTTAGTCATTGGAATATTATATGTCGGAATCGGAATGagtattaatatattaatcatAGCTATATAGAAATTTTGTGTGTACGGACACACATCTAACCACCCTTCCATTTCAACtaactttttatttggttGTCCCTTTAACCTTACAACCATACCACGCCCGTGGCTGGTTGccttgttggatgaaagtcccacaacCGCTAATACTATATGagtcttttggagaagccccaAGCTAAACAaggccctaaacttagccatatcaatagaattctcaaatgtcgactccaaaagaagaaggagtcgaggctcctcgaaggcatagtaaaaaatgactaagactccaaaagaaaaagagtcgagtctcgattaaggagaggtgcCAAAGCAAAActagcaaagccatgagagcttataagGTCTAAGTGGActatatcatacaattgtggagtgtcttgttgtaacgacccagatccacccaccgctagcagatattgtcatctttggagttttccttttgggcttcccctcaagtgCTAGGGTAAGGTccacccaccgctagcagatattgtcctctttggggttttcctttcgagcttcccctcaagtgctaggggaaggtttcacttgaggggaagtttgGGCTACCCAGATCCACCCCTAGCTGATATTAGCCTCTTTGGGCTCTCCCTTTCGGGGGTTTcccttgagggaaagtttgggctacccagatccaccactgGCATATATTGGCCTAGGGCTCCCTTTTGGGGGTTTcccttgagggaaagtttGGGCTACCTAGATCCACCAGTAGCAGATATTaccctctttgggcttcccctcaagtactaggggaaggttgcCCGAACTAGCAgaaattgtcctctttgggctttgtttttcctctcaaggctttaaaatgagtccgctaagggaaggtttccctttcgattttaaaacgcgtctgctaggcgAAGGTTTCCACTCCTTTgtaaagagtgttttgttctcctccccaaccaacgtgggacatcacacgtgttcatctaacagcCACCGTGAACCATGGGCAAAAACCACTTGTTTTAGTGTTAACAAATTCATATTAATGTGACGATCAAAGCATCCCCTCCCAATAAGTTTAATTAACTAAGGTAAGAAGAAAGGATTAGAGAAGGGATTAATTAAGCAATTATGAAGATTATATAgtaatattgaatttaataatattccttAGTAAACTGCCAAAAGGGGTTTATGATGGGTCTAGGTGAGGGTTGGTTGGGCGTTCTTCCTTTCCATCATCGCCtccccaccaccaccacctctaCAATCATCATTAAAATCATCAGCATCACCATCATTGCCATTTTGATTACCTAAAAGggaatataaaaattacccatttcttcaattttttttttaatccgaTGGGCAAATCCAAGATTCCACTGTTCTTTCACCCCTGCTAGTAGTGGTAGTAGCAACAATATTCCCCAATAATGTCTGCTGCAAATTAttcgatgaagaagaagatcctGTAAACTTTAACTTACAATTTGCTGTCGTTCctgttgttgctgctgttgttgttgttgttgccgTGCTGTTGCTTCTCCACGCTTCGTCGTTTTGCAGAGCGGACAGTAGCTCCTGGCTTGTACTGCTGCCATGGATATGCGGTGGTTCTAAATGGGTTCCTTCTGATAGTGACTGAAATGAAAATATCCCCGCAGGATGAACCCTCGATGTATTTTGATTGTCGATGGTAacattgttgttgttgttgctgttgttgttgttgagcgATGAGAATAGTTGGACTTTGGAACGAGAAGGGTGGAAACCCGATCCCGATCCCGATCCTGATCCACTGGCTTCTATATTGGTGGTGGTGGCTCGAACGGAGGCGAAGAGATCAAAGCGGcgggagaaggaggaggaagaggaggaggaggagccaGGGGCGGTGAAGGGTGGGGAGGGGATTCCGGTGAATTCTTGCACCATGGCTCGGAAATTTGTCGTGTCTGTGGTGAGGACGGTGGTGGGGGCACGGCGGGAAGCTCTAGTTCGTTTCTTTGTAGTGGGTTTAGGATGTAAGCCAGTGGGTGATGGGTTTGTTGAGCGATTTGGGATTTGGGTGTGGTGGGTGGATCCCTCGGCGGCGGTTGGGGTTTTGAAGGTGGTGGTGGGGTTTGGGCGGACGTCGTCGAGATTTAGGAAGGAATTTGAGGAATCGGGGTTGAAATTTGTGGGTTGTAAATTGAAATTGGAAGGAAAGTCATAGAGGTTTTGGAAGTTATGAGGGGAGAGATGAAAAGGTAACGGCtgatgaggaggaggaggaatggTGGCGTTGAAGAAAAgtggcggcggaggaggagaaaaaaggtgaggttgttgttgttgttggtggtggtggtggttgtggtggtggtgatgagAGTCGTAGTCGTCGTCGCCGCCACTTGAAGACTGCAAGCTTCCGCTACCAGAATCCATGTGTGTGTTGGGAAAATGTTTTAGTTGTGTTTGAGTTGGAACAAAAAAGAGGGTTTAGAGGTGAGGAAGATGGGTGGACGTGGACCCGCCATTTCAGAACAAACGGGTTGCTTGAGGTGGCTGGCAACGGGTCAAACTCAAACTCAATatgaaagagagaggaaataCCCATTTTATTCTGATGATTCCACACTTAATAGCTCAGACATTCATAAGAGACCACTCTATATAGAATTGCACCAATCAAATTAGGTTTAACCGTGTAGTTTCTATAATTAAAccaccgaaaagaaaaatgtacaTCATtgatatagatagtaactttcaatcCACCATGACTGTAGTTTCAATGTAGTATCAgctcattttcatattttatcaAACACCATCAAATAGGGTACAAAAAATTTTGGTGCAGATGTTAttagaaaccacgactctccccacaatatatgatattgttgactttgaacataaactctgGAGGGTTcgtattaatgaaaatgtattttttatttataaactcgtAATCAACCGAAGTGGGATTGCTtacccaacaatcttcaacggATCTATGAGCTAATCTACGTTGAGTAGATGTATTATGTTACGAGATAGTTAGATTACGATAGTAGAATCTGGGTCGAGTGTGAAagggagaaaaatgaaaagaaaaggaggttAGGGTGGAGAATAGAGGGATTTTAGAGATGGGCTACCAAGAAGAACAGAAGGGGATATGGATGTAATTGAAAATGAAGCTCCCTTTTGTTTCCTGCGTTTACCAAAATTTCCATGAATAAAACACCATTTAATTCCCTCTTCCTCGTCCCTTTCCCAAACATATTAAttcactttaaaaaaaaaaattaaattcttaatattaattttggatgcaaccgttaatattttgttttaaaaatttttaaaaataaatttactgttatataataaatatttgatatttaaattttaggacGTTTTagataaacaaattttttttaaataattaaataaaaatgagcaCGACTCAACTCAATTCAACCCTACCATTGACTCACCGTCTCAACCACGCCAGTACTTTGAACATATACTTAAGtagaagaaatataaatataaatataaatgtgaaACCACTGACACGTCACAATTAAattgcataaaatagtaagtCATAAGATATGATTACGTAGCTCTGacctatttattttaatataaaaaggaAACCCATTTTTAGCCGGAATTTCCCCCATGAAttaagggaaaactcaaattttatttttaattacattttattaatttgttttaaaaaaaaaaataatcttggTCCAGTCAGCATTTGACTTAGTCAAAGGTCAGAAATAAGATGAAGGTTCCCAAAAAACCCtttattttgttcattctTCCATTAATGGATGGAACAAAGGAGGGGAAGTAAGGGGTACCCtacaaaaaccctaaactctCCTGGGTTGGGAGCCCTAGATATGCCCTAATTTGAGGGTATACAGAGGTGGGGGCATAAatgtctttatttatttattatttttgcttGTTAAACACAGACATGTGCATTTGAAGTTGCTGGGAGACAAAGGGGCTCCATTTGTCCACTTTGCAATTTCATTACTCTTTCAACCCTTTCTTcatttccccttttttcttctatttttttagtttcaaaagCGGTTCTCATTAGATATGCACGCGCGggttttctttaatttgtacTGTAAAAGAATTCGAACATTTGATCTCTTACTTGATGATATATGTCACTCCTAATTAGGTGCACTCTTGTTAACAACATATTTGATTGAgttatgaataaaaaaggatCCCTGTTTCGAGATGGGTTTGAGCATATCCTCTTTCATACCCATATCCTGTAGATCCAAAGAAGATTGACTTCTTGGTGAACTCGTGAAAAGCTTGTGAAGTTAAACTTGTTATTCATGTCAACATTCTCACTTTTGATATCTGTGGGTGTTGTCACATAAAAATCTTTCTCGAGATTCAAGTCAGCACAGGAAAATCACTTTCTTCCTTGCGGTCGGGTTGGCTTGGAAACAAGCTACTTGTCGTCTATCTCACCTCCTTCTATGACGTATTCAATGAAACGAAATGTTGATACATTTTTCAATGTAATCATGATTATGATCCAAATgggtttcaaaaaaaaaaaaaaaaatatatatatatatatatatatatatataataataataatgaaggggtatatttgactttttacCCTTGTAACATTGAGCATTTAAGTGAGTGAGTggaagaatataatattaatattgggCCTTTTCCATTGGATTATGTGTTGTTTTGGGCCTTGCATCCATCGTGTCTGTTTCTAGGCCCATTTACCACTTGCCACAAGGATAACAGGCCATTGCTGGCTTCGAGGCCCAATGGGCTGGGCCTTCATATTCTCTCTCCTCATCTTccaattattgaaattaaataaatatttaaaattctctTAATATATTGTCTAATTCAACACCAAaacagaatgaaaaaaataattataagtaATTAAcgaaaaatgtaaaaattgatacataacagttgaagtttttaatatatatatatatatatgcaatGTAAAGATCACATAATGAAAGAAAGTCAAAGGTAATTATAGCAAGAATGAAATTAAGATCAAGAAATCACATGGGTAAGAGTCTTACCCCTATCCAAAATGGTTGACTTTTTTCGATGTCATTAATCGTCACGGAAGCCAAGACTGCATTAACAAAAGTTTTCTCGACGCACTTTTCTGTATTAGACTAAACCTATTAGCAGTACTTGTGATCTTCTATAGACCTAGTTTCGTAATGTCAgcaaaaagtcaaatttttCGACACCCAAATGTGCGATATCATCAAATGTTTGGTAGGACCATACTATTGACATCGGATAGCACTGTTAGCTGATCCAACTTCTGTCAACGAGATTAGCTCCACCCAAAACTGCTTAATATATGAACTCATGTACATTGAAATAGGTGAGACGTCACTTAATGTAAAGTATGTGTGTTCATATCAATAACCTGACCAATTCAGACTATCCaactcaaatcataaaagttgaattgagtcagattttttttttttattcgatTTAAGTtggattaaatttttggaaatctaaaaatttgatttggtCGGAAGGTCAATCCAACCAACACAAATACGAGTCACAATCTaactttacttttaaaaagattaaaaaaaaataatgtttataaTCGATGTTATTGATATATAACGACtcgtaaatgtttgatatttgaacttcacaaattttttaattattaacgtAACATATACTGTGAATAAgcaaagttttttaaaataactcgACAATCCACTTAATCTAACCCGAGAATAGAAGTCTAGGTTATATTATGAACTCTATTCATAATCATCTTAAAGATGAAGGAGCTTTCTCCGGGTAGGGGTTGGCTATTGGACGGGGCCCGGGTTATCAAGGCTCAAAATGACAAAGACTTCTCATTGAGCGGGCCCAATGCTATCTTAAACAGTCAAGAGAACAAGGGTCGCACTCCtactttcact
This genomic interval carries:
- the LOC111788612 gene encoding probable serine/threonine-protein kinase MARK-A yields the protein MDSGSGSLQSSSGGDDDYDSHHHHHNHHHHQQQQQPHLFSPPPPPLFFNATIPPPPHQPLPFHLSPHNFQNLYDFPSNFNLQPTNFNPDSSNSFLNLDDVRPNPTTTFKTPTAAEGSTHHTQIPNRSTNPSPTGLHPKPTTKKRTRASRRAPTTVLTTDTTNFRAMVQEFTGIPSPPFTAPGSSSSSSSSFSRRFDLFASVRATTTNIEASGSGSGSGSGFHPSRSKVQLFSSLNNNNSNNNNNVTIDNQNTSRVHPAGIFSFQSLSEGTHLEPPHIHGSSTSQELLSALQNDEAWRSNSTATTTTTAATTGTTANCKLKFTGSSSSSNNLQQTLLGNIVATTTTSRGERTVESWICPSD